Below is a genomic region from Streptomyces sp. RPA4-2.
GCGCTCATGGGGCTCAAGCGGGTCTGCCCGGAGGTCCGTTTCCTCGGTTCGTACCCGCGTGCGGAAGTCGACCCCAAGGATGTGCGCGCGCCCCGGGCGGGCACGTCGGACGGCGAGTTCTCCGCCGCGTCGGACTGGCTGGCGCGTTGCCAGGACGGCCGGTTCTAAGCCGCTCGCCGGGCCATCGGCACCACCCTTCCCGGCCAGTCCTACCTGCAGATTTTCGTCATCCACAGATGTTATCCACAGGCGTGCTTCTCGACCTGGGGACAAGTCGACAACGAAGCACTACATCGTCGACAAATCGGCCTACAGGCCCCCACTTCGTCCACAGACCCTCACGTCACCCCTCGTCCACTCTTTTCCCTTGATCAATCCTTTGGAGCGAAGCATTTCCACTCGAACGTGGGTGTAGAGGTGGTTTGACCCGGGAATTCTCTGCCCGGCATGCGGCTTTCGGAACGATCAACTCCGCAGTCCACAGATCTTCCACACAGCCTGTGGATAACTTTGCGAAGGAGGGTCGCCTGTGGACAACCCCTTCTCAAATCCCAGCCCCCGCAGGGGAGTCCGGTCAACCGGCGCGCTGCCGTCTGCCCCGTTTCAGGGAGTAGGGTCCCTTTTATTGACGACAATGGATGATCAAGGGATTCGGTCCGGCATTTCACTCATAACGTGACACACGTAACGGAGTGGAATATCGAGTCGATGGCCGGAAGCGCGCACCGGTAGCCTTGTGGGGTGATTGACCTTCGCCTGCTCCGTGAGGACCCCGACCGTGTGCGTGCGTCGCAGCGCGCCCGTGGAGAGGACGTCGCACTCGTCGACTCCCTCCTCTCCGCCGACGAGCGGCGCAGGTCGTCCGGCGTCCGCTTCGACGAACTCCGTTCCGAGCAGAAGGCGCTCGGCAAGCTGATCCCCAAGGCCTCCGGCGACGAGAAGGCCGAGCTGCTGAAGAAGGCCGGCGAACTCGCCGCCGCGGTCAAGGCCGCCGACGCCGAGCAGCACGAGACGGACGAGGAGACCAAACGGCTCCTCCTCCAGCTCGGCAACCTGGTCCACCCGGACGTCCCGGTCGGCGGCGAGGAGGACTTCGTCGTCCTCGAGACGCACGGCACGATCCGCGACTTCGGCGCCGAGGGCTTCGAGCCCAAGGACCACCTGGAGCTCGGCGAGGCGCTCGGCGCCATCGACGTGGAGCGGGGCGCCAAGGTGTCCGGCTCCCGCTTCTACTACCTGACGGGCGTCGGCGCCCTCCTGGAGCTCGCTCTCGTCAACGCGGCGATCGCGCAGGCCACCGAGGCCGGCTTCGTCCCGATGCTGACCCCGGCGCTGGTCCGCCCGCGCGCCATGGAGGGCACCGGCTTCCTCGGCCAGGCCGCGGAGAACGTGTACCACCTGGAGAAGGACGACTACTACCTGGTCGGCACCTCCGAGGTCCCGCTCGCGGCGTACCACATGGACGAGATCCTCGACGCCGACCAACTGCCCATGCGCTACGCCGGCTTCTCGCCGTGCTTCCGCCGCGAGGCCGGCACCTACGGCAAGGACACCCGCGGCATCTTCCGCGTGCACCAGTTCGACAAGGTAGAGATGTTCTCCTACGTGGCCCCCGAGGACGCGGAGAACGAGCACCAGCGGCTCCTGGAGTGGGAGAAGCAGTGGCTGACCGGCCTCGAACTGCCCTTCCAGGTGATCGACGTCGCCTCGGGCGACCTCGGCTCCTCCGCCTCCCGCAAGTTCGACTGCGAGGCGTGGATCCCGACCCAGGGCAAGTACCGCGAGCTGACCTCGGCCTCGAACTGCGACGGCTTCCAGGCCCGCCGGCTGTCCGTCCGCATGCGCGACGGCAAGAAGGTGCAGCCGCTCTCCACGCTGAACGGCACCCTGTGCGCCGTACCGCGCACGATCGTGGCGATCCTGGAGAACCACCAGCTGTCCGACGGCTCCGTGCGGGTGCCCGAGGTGCTGCGCCCCTACCTGGGCGGCCGTGAGGTCCTGGAGCCGATCTCCAAGTGACCGGCACCACTGGAGCGACCGGGTCCGCCGGGGCGTTCCCCTACCAGCTCGTCGCGACCGACCTCGACGGGACGCTGCTGCGCTCCGACGGGACGGTCTCGGCGCGGACGCGTGAGGCGCTCGCCGCGGCCACCGCGGCGGGCGCGGCCCACATCGTCGTCACCGGGCGCGCGGTGCCCTGGACCCGGCACATCCTCGACGACCTCGGCTACGAGGGGCTCGCGGTGTGCGGTCAGGGGGCGCAGGTCTACCACGCGGGGGAGCACCGGCTGCTGACCTCGGTGACGCTGGACCGGCAGCTGGCCGGTCTGGCGCTCGCCAAGATCGAGGCGGAGGTCGGCCCCCTGCTGCTCGCGGCGAGTCGTGACGGGCTCGACGGCGAGGTGCTGGTCGGCCCCGGCTACCGGACGCAGGACGGCCCGCTCCCGGTCGTGCCGATCAAGGACGCGGCGGACCTCTGGTCGGCTCCGCTGAACAAGGTGTACGTCCAGCACCCGACGCTCTCCGACGACGCGCTCGCCGCGGTGGCCACGCAGGTCGCCGGTGGCCTGGTCGGCGTCACGATGGCGGGCGCGGGCATCGTGGAACTTCTCCCCCTCGGCCTCTCCAAGGCCACGGGGCTGTCCCTCGCCGCCCGGCGCCTGGGCGTGCGGGCCGCGGACACCATCGCCTTCGGTGACATGCCCAACGACATCCCGATGTTCGCCTGGGCGGCGCGCGGGGTGGCGATGGCGGGCGCCCACGAGGAACTCAAGGCGGTCGCCGACGAGGTGACGTCCTCGAACGACGAGGACGGCATCGCGGTGGTGCTGGAACGGTTGCTGGGTTAGGGCGTGTCGCGAGGCAGGCGGGACTTTCGCAACACGCCCTAGGTCGTCCGGGCCGGGATCGTCGGACCCGGCCCGCAGGGCCCGCAGTTCACAAGCCCGGTCACGGTGTCTCGCGGAGGATGCGCGGATCGAACGCGCGCGGGGTTTCCAGCCCCGACCACGGCTTAGCAAGCCGGTGCCTTTCCACTCGGCCAATCCTCCGGGTGGGCGGCCCGCGCGAGATGCGCGCTCGAAGCGGCCGCCCCGGGCAGCCCCCCGTGCGGAGCGGGTTCGACGGAGAGGTGGCTACTCCGGAACCCGCCGCGGGCTGCCCTGTCGGGAGCTCGACGAACTGCTCCTGATGAACATCGTCGCGCTCCTCTCCCAGAATGCGGCGCCGGCCGGGTGCGGCGGCGTGGACACAACTACTGTGCCCGTACGCCGCTTTGGGCGCCACTGATTAAGACCGTGCGGCGGCCGAGGGTGGCAACGGTCGAAGGCCTCGGCCGGAAGCCGTGGCTACTTGCGGCGCCACCTGCGACGGCGGGCCTTGCTGAAGAACCACCCCGCGGGCGGCTCGTCCGAGCGCCAGGGCTGTGGATCCGGTCCCCCCTCGCGCCAGCGGGCGGCGAGCATACGGGAGCGGGCCGACGGCTCGGCCGTCTCCGCGGACCGTATGAAGTCCTCGTCGAGTACGACGTCGTCCCAGAGGTCCCCGGACCCCCGCGGTCCCTCACCCCGCTGTCCTTCGCCCCGCTCTCCCTCACCCTGCGGTTCCGCCATCCCCGTTCCTCCTGGCCGCGCGTTCCCTTGTGCCCAGTGTGCCCGGACAGATGTGAAGCGGATGTCAAGAAAACGGGGCTCCACGCGCGCGTGGAGCCCCGGCTCACTCCTCGCCGGCCAGCGTCAGCGACCGCAGCCGCTGTCCGGCGTACCAGGTGGCGAGGACGGTGACGGCGGCCAGCAGCACCGTCGCCGTGGTCAGTCCGACGTCCGAGGTGACGAGGTCCCCGCCGGTGACCTTGTGGGCCACAGCGAGCGCCCACTGCTGGACGCTGAGCGTGCGCGCGCCGGACACCAGCGACCCGAAGAGGGCCTCCCAGACCAGCGCGTAGACGAGGCCGAAGACGACCGCGTGCCGCGTCACCGTTCCCAGCAGCAGGAACAGCGCCGCGTACGCGATCGAGGCGACCAGCGCGGCCACGGTGTAGGCGACGGCGATCTGCTGGCCGTTGCCGTTCAGGATCATGCCGGCGATGAAGGTGGGCACCGCCGAGAACGCCATGGTGACGGCGACCGCGACGATCAGCTTGGTGAAGATGATCGTCGACCGCTTGAGGGGCTTGGCCAGCAGGTACACCACCGAGCCGTCGTCGATCTCGGGCCCGATCGCGCCCGTTCCCGCGATGACCCCGATGATCGGGACCATGGTGGCCAGCCCGAACCCGCCCAGCAGGTCCGAGGCCACCTGGTCGTCGGCTCCGGAGAAGCTGCGTACGGCCGCCGAGATCACGATGAGCAGGGCGGGCAGCACGCAGAGGATGAGGGCCCGACGGCGGCCGAGCAGGCCCCGGTAGGTGAGTCGGGCGACTGTGGGGTCGTACATGTGGGGCCTCCTACGCCGCGACGAGATACGAGAAGACGGACTCGAGGGACTCGTCGGACGGCGAGACCGTGAGCAGTCGGATGCCGTGTTCGCGTGCGACGCGCGGCAGCAGGGTGGTGAACCGGCCGAAGTCGACCGCCTGGACGCGCAGCGCGCCCTCGGCGAGGTCCACCTCGATGCCCGATGTCGACGGGTCGGCGATCAGCGCGGCGGCCAGCGTCCGGTCGTCGCTGGAGCGGACGAGGTAGCGGTGCGGGCGGTCGGTCATCAGCCGGCGGATGCGCCGGAAGTCGCCGCTCGCCGCGTGCCGGCCGGCGACGATCACCTCGATGTGGGCGGCGAGCTGCTCGACCTCTTCGAGGATGTGGGACGAGAACAGCACCGTGCGGCCCTCGTCTCCCATGCGGCG
It encodes:
- the serS gene encoding serine--tRNA ligase, translating into MIDLRLLREDPDRVRASQRARGEDVALVDSLLSADERRRSSGVRFDELRSEQKALGKLIPKASGDEKAELLKKAGELAAAVKAADAEQHETDEETKRLLLQLGNLVHPDVPVGGEEDFVVLETHGTIRDFGAEGFEPKDHLELGEALGAIDVERGAKVSGSRFYYLTGVGALLELALVNAAIAQATEAGFVPMLTPALVRPRAMEGTGFLGQAAENVYHLEKDDYYLVGTSEVPLAAYHMDEILDADQLPMRYAGFSPCFRREAGTYGKDTRGIFRVHQFDKVEMFSYVAPEDAENEHQRLLEWEKQWLTGLELPFQVIDVASGDLGSSASRKFDCEAWIPTQGKYRELTSASNCDGFQARRLSVRMRDGKKVQPLSTLNGTLCAVPRTIVAILENHQLSDGSVRVPEVLRPYLGGREVLEPISK
- a CDS encoding HAD family hydrolase produces the protein MTGTTGATGSAGAFPYQLVATDLDGTLLRSDGTVSARTREALAAATAAGAAHIVVTGRAVPWTRHILDDLGYEGLAVCGQGAQVYHAGEHRLLTSVTLDRQLAGLALAKIEAEVGPLLLAASRDGLDGEVLVGPGYRTQDGPLPVVPIKDAADLWSAPLNKVYVQHPTLSDDALAAVATQVAGGLVGVTMAGAGIVELLPLGLSKATGLSLAARRLGVRAADTIAFGDMPNDIPMFAWAARGVAMAGAHEELKAVADEVTSSNDEDGIAVVLERLLG
- a CDS encoding ABC transporter permease; protein product: MYDPTVARLTYRGLLGRRRALILCVLPALLIVISAAVRSFSGADDQVASDLLGGFGLATMVPIIGVIAGTGAIGPEIDDGSVVYLLAKPLKRSTIIFTKLIVAVAVTMAFSAVPTFIAGMILNGNGQQIAVAYTVAALVASIAYAALFLLLGTVTRHAVVFGLVYALVWEALFGSLVSGARTLSVQQWALAVAHKVTGGDLVTSDVGLTTATVLLAAVTVLATWYAGQRLRSLTLAGEE